In a genomic window of Saccharothrix sp. HUAS TT1:
- a CDS encoding MFS transporter: MTTAGTTAAKHHLGVRKLLAVADFRRLLASRLAAQWGDGLFQAGLAGAVLFNPERQADPLAVAAGFAVLLLPYSVVGPFAGALLDRWDRRRVLVVANLTRAVFILLTAAAVGLGLSGVPLYAAALFVTGVSRFVGSGLSASLPHVVGSDHLVEANAFVTTLGALTSVLGAGCAVGLRSVLGSGDDGSAGTTAFAVVGSLGAAFLAARFARGALGPDAVDEPSRTLTAVAMGLLDGARAAWRAPAVAAALLALLAHRAAFGASLLLTLLLMRNAFTDYGPFKAGMAGLGEVALAGGAGILLAGLVTDRIVDVLGRRGTVCGALLLAAATQLGLGLPMLLPTVLAASFVLTFAGQVVKLCVDAAVQGDIGDEVRGRVFALYDTLFNVTQVAAVTAAAAVVPLDGRSPALVLAATAAYLFGLLGYLLLNKRSTP, encoded by the coding sequence GTGACCACTGCCGGCACCACCGCGGCGAAGCACCACCTCGGTGTCCGGAAGCTCCTCGCGGTGGCGGACTTCCGCAGGCTGCTCGCCTCCCGGCTGGCGGCCCAGTGGGGTGACGGCCTGTTCCAGGCCGGCCTCGCGGGCGCGGTCCTGTTCAACCCGGAGCGCCAGGCCGACCCGCTCGCCGTCGCGGCCGGGTTCGCCGTGCTGCTGCTCCCGTACTCCGTGGTCGGCCCGTTCGCGGGCGCCCTGCTGGACCGGTGGGACCGCCGCCGGGTGCTGGTGGTGGCGAACCTCACGCGCGCCGTCTTCATCCTGCTGACCGCGGCGGCCGTCGGGCTCGGGCTGAGCGGCGTGCCGCTGTACGCGGCGGCGCTGTTCGTCACCGGGGTGAGCCGGTTCGTCGGCTCCGGCCTGTCCGCCTCGCTGCCGCACGTGGTCGGCAGCGACCACCTGGTGGAGGCGAACGCGTTCGTCACCACGCTCGGCGCGCTGACGTCCGTGCTCGGCGCGGGGTGCGCGGTGGGGTTGCGGTCGGTGCTCGGCTCCGGCGACGACGGGTCGGCGGGCACCACCGCGTTCGCCGTCGTGGGCTCGCTGGGCGCCGCGTTCCTGGCCGCCCGCTTCGCGCGTGGAGCCCTCGGACCCGATGCGGTGGACGAGCCCAGTCGGACGCTCACCGCGGTCGCCATGGGCCTGCTGGACGGCGCGCGGGCCGCGTGGCGCGCGCCCGCCGTGGCCGCCGCGCTGCTGGCGCTGCTCGCGCACCGGGCCGCGTTCGGGGCGTCGCTGCTGCTCACGCTGCTGCTGATGCGCAACGCGTTCACCGACTACGGGCCGTTCAAGGCGGGGATGGCGGGGCTCGGCGAGGTCGCGCTGGCCGGTGGCGCGGGCATCCTGCTCGCGGGGCTGGTGACCGACCGGATCGTGGACGTGCTCGGCCGGCGCGGCACGGTGTGCGGCGCGCTGCTGCTGGCGGCGGCGACCCAGCTCGGCCTCGGCCTGCCCATGCTGCTGCCGACCGTCCTGGCCGCGTCGTTCGTGCTGACGTTCGCGGGCCAGGTGGTCAAGCTGTGCGTGGACGCGGCCGTGCAGGGCGACATCGGCGACGAGGTCCGCGGCCGGGTGTTCGCCCTCTACGACACGCTGTTCAACGTCACGCAGGTCGCAGCCGTCACCGCCGCCGCCGCGGTCGTGCCCCTGGACGGCCGCTCACCGGCCCTCGTCCTCGCCGCCACCGCCGCCTACCTCTTCGGCCTCCTGGGCTACCTGCTCCTCAACAAACGCTCCACCCCCTGA
- a CDS encoding YqgE/AlgH family protein — protein MLGVRPDAEVEPGSLLVAAPSLTDSNFRRTVVYVIDHRHEGSLGVVLNRPSEVAVHDVLPAWGPHVSRPQAVYIGGPVEQKTALCLAALRTGEDLSSLEGVVGVHGPVALVDLDADPDVLVAKVRGMRVFAGYSGWGEGQLDGEVSRGDWIVVKGLPDDVLTPPNVDLWGRVLRRQGMPTALLATFPADIRRN, from the coding sequence ATGCTCGGTGTGCGCCCTGATGCCGAGGTCGAACCGGGTTCCCTGCTGGTCGCGGCACCGAGCCTGACCGACTCCAACTTCCGCCGGACGGTGGTCTACGTCATCGACCACCGGCACGAGGGCAGCCTCGGCGTGGTGCTCAACCGGCCGAGCGAGGTCGCGGTCCACGACGTGCTGCCCGCGTGGGGCCCGCACGTCAGCCGCCCGCAGGCCGTCTACATCGGCGGCCCGGTGGAGCAGAAGACGGCGCTGTGCCTGGCCGCGCTGCGCACCGGCGAGGACCTGTCGTCACTCGAAGGTGTGGTCGGCGTGCACGGTCCGGTGGCGCTGGTCGACCTGGACGCCGACCCGGACGTGCTGGTGGCGAAGGTGCGCGGGATGCGCGTGTTCGCGGGCTACTCGGGCTGGGGCGAGGGCCAGCTGGACGGCGAGGTCTCGCGCGGCGACTGGATCGTGGTGAAGGGCCTGCCCGACGACGTGCTCACGCCGCCGAACGTCGACCTGTGGGGTCGGGTGCTGCGCCGCCAGGGCATGCCGACGGCGCTGCTCGCCACGTTCCCGGCGGACATCCGCCGGAACTGA
- a CDS encoding SdpI family protein: MNIVLPVVLGLIGVAFAAVGFLGVRGLLHRNRFFGVRTKATLRDDETFALANKVAGVPNAAAGAIALVAAAATAVNPASALVVGLVGLVGSVVVASAGGVLGHRAAEALPEQAPAGCGGCACSGAGGGCGVLQRA; this comes from the coding sequence GTGAACATCGTGCTGCCTGTTGTGCTGGGTCTGATCGGCGTCGCGTTCGCGGCGGTCGGCTTCCTCGGCGTGCGGGGCCTGCTGCACCGCAACCGCTTCTTCGGCGTGCGCACCAAGGCCACGCTGCGCGACGACGAGACGTTCGCACTGGCCAACAAGGTCGCGGGCGTGCCCAACGCGGCCGCGGGCGCGATCGCGCTGGTGGCGGCCGCCGCGACCGCGGTGAACCCGGCGTCCGCGCTGGTCGTCGGGCTGGTCGGGCTGGTCGGCAGCGTGGTGGTCGCGAGCGCGGGCGGCGTGCTGGGCCACCGGGCCGCCGAGGCGCTGCCCGAGCAGGCGCCCGCCGGGTGCGGCGGGTGCGCGTGCTCCGGCGCGGGCGGCGGCTGCGGCGTCCTGCAGCGCGCCTGA
- a CDS encoding MMPL family transporter, with amino-acid sequence MFAKWGSLAHRRRWAVLITTAVLAVVGGIWGLGVFDRLSQGGYEAPTSEAARANEVAQDAFGRQGGDVLVVYDTADPAQLAKIADQLADLPADAVLKVQPPFPSPEGGKSLVVITLRSGDSNTQLKQYEQIADQLPVDGLQAQVGGLVPTQKAISDMSASDLTKAEAVSLPIVLLLLVVIFGGLVAASLPVLVGGLAIMGSLGVLHAVSLVADVNSFAVNVASLLGLGMAIDYGLFMVGRFREELADGRSTPDAVRRTVMSAGRTVLFSATLLVIALAGLLLFPQGFLKSLSYGGMSAVAIAAVVSLTLLPALLAVLGPRVDKLALPWRKKKAPTEDGWRRLAGRVMKRPVLVALPIVLVLLALGSPFLGVKFGEVTEKVLPEGNPARVAAESINTDFAALSNAGFKIVVTGDPAPADVQAFVADVGAVPGVGEAQVAAEPADGVWLINAGLDQDALSDESKQALRDVRALPGPGDEVLVGGSTAMVSDSLDAIGDKLPLMVALLVGATFVLMFLAFGSVLLPIKAVVMSALSLSATFGVLVWVFQDGHGASLLGVTPAPLESGIVVLMAAVVFGLSTDYEVFLLSRMVEARGRGASTEEAVTAGLAKTGRVITAAALLLIVVTGAFAFSQITMMRFVGVGMILALALDATVVRMLLVPAVMKLLGDAVWWAPGPLRRIQERMAIHDEAPAEDGPKVAQTV; translated from the coding sequence GTGTTCGCGAAGTGGGGGTCGTTGGCGCACCGCCGCAGGTGGGCGGTGCTGATCACGACCGCGGTCCTGGCGGTGGTCGGCGGCATCTGGGGCCTCGGCGTGTTCGACCGGCTGAGCCAGGGCGGCTACGAAGCGCCCACGAGCGAGGCGGCGCGGGCCAACGAGGTCGCGCAGGACGCGTTCGGCAGGCAGGGCGGCGACGTGCTCGTCGTCTACGACACCGCCGACCCCGCGCAGCTGGCGAAGATCGCCGACCAGCTGGCCGACCTGCCCGCCGACGCCGTGCTGAAGGTGCAGCCGCCGTTCCCCTCCCCGGAGGGCGGCAAGTCGCTCGTCGTGATCACGCTGCGCTCGGGTGACTCGAACACGCAGCTCAAGCAGTACGAGCAGATCGCCGACCAGCTGCCGGTCGACGGGCTGCAGGCGCAGGTCGGCGGCCTGGTGCCGACCCAGAAGGCGATCAGCGACATGTCCGCCTCCGACCTCACCAAGGCCGAGGCCGTCTCGCTGCCGATCGTCCTCCTCCTGCTGGTGGTCATCTTCGGCGGCCTGGTCGCGGCGTCGCTGCCGGTGCTGGTCGGCGGCCTGGCGATCATGGGCTCGCTGGGCGTGCTGCACGCCGTCTCGCTGGTCGCCGACGTGAACTCGTTCGCGGTCAACGTCGCCAGCCTGCTCGGCCTCGGCATGGCGATCGACTACGGCCTGTTCATGGTCGGCCGGTTCCGCGAGGAGCTGGCCGACGGCCGCAGCACGCCGGACGCCGTGCGCCGGACGGTCATGTCCGCGGGACGCACCGTGCTGTTCTCCGCGACGCTGCTGGTCATCGCGCTCGCCGGCCTGCTGCTGTTCCCGCAGGGCTTCCTGAAGTCCCTCAGCTACGGCGGCATGTCCGCGGTGGCGATCGCCGCCGTCGTGTCGCTGACCCTGCTCCCCGCGCTGCTCGCCGTCCTCGGCCCCCGCGTGGACAAGCTCGCCCTGCCGTGGCGGAAGAAGAAGGCCCCGACCGAGGACGGCTGGCGCCGGCTGGCCGGCCGCGTGATGAAGCGGCCGGTGCTGGTCGCGCTGCCGATCGTGCTGGTGCTGCTCGCCCTCGGCTCGCCGTTCCTGGGCGTGAAGTTCGGCGAGGTCACCGAGAAGGTGCTGCCCGAGGGCAACCCGGCGCGGGTCGCCGCCGAGTCGATCAACACCGACTTCGCCGCGCTGTCCAACGCGGGCTTCAAGATCGTGGTCACCGGCGACCCCGCGCCCGCCGACGTGCAGGCGTTCGTCGCCGACGTCGGCGCGGTGCCCGGCGTCGGCGAGGCGCAGGTGGCCGCCGAACCGGCCGACGGCGTGTGGCTGATCAACGCCGGGCTGGACCAGGACGCGCTCAGCGACGAGTCCAAGCAGGCGCTGCGCGACGTGCGCGCCCTGCCGGGCCCCGGCGACGAGGTGCTGGTCGGCGGCAGCACGGCGATGGTGTCCGACAGCCTCGACGCCATCGGCGACAAGCTGCCGCTGATGGTCGCGCTGCTGGTCGGCGCGACGTTCGTGCTGATGTTCCTGGCGTTCGGCTCGGTGCTGCTGCCGATCAAGGCCGTGGTGATGAGCGCGCTGAGCCTGTCCGCCACGTTCGGCGTGCTGGTCTGGGTGTTCCAGGACGGGCACGGCGCGTCGCTGCTCGGCGTCACGCCCGCGCCGCTGGAGTCCGGGATCGTGGTGCTGATGGCGGCCGTGGTCTTCGGGCTGTCCACCGACTACGAGGTGTTCCTGCTGTCCCGGATGGTCGAGGCGCGCGGTCGCGGCGCGTCGACCGAGGAGGCGGTGACCGCGGGCCTGGCCAAGACCGGCCGGGTGATCACCGCGGCGGCGCTGCTGCTGATCGTGGTGACCGGCGCGTTCGCGTTCTCGCAGATCACGATGATGCGGTTCGTCGGCGTCGGCATGATCCTCGCCCTCGCGCTGGACGCCACCGTGGTGCGGATGCTGCTGGTGCCCGCCGTGATGAAGCTGCTCGGCGACGCCGTGTGGTGGGCGCCCGGGCCGCTGCGGCGGATCCAGGAGCGGATGGCGATCCACGACGAGGCCCCGGCGGAGGACGGGCCGAAGGTCGCCCAGACCGTTTAG
- the leuS gene encoding leucine--tRNA ligase encodes MSTDADATPAYRYTAELAGEIERRWQLHWEEQGTFHAPNPVGPLKGDVPADKLFVQDMFPYPSGAGLHVGHPLGFIGTDVFARYHRMNGRNVLHTMGFDAFGLPAEQYAVQTGQHPRKTTEDNIQTYLRQIRRLGLGHDERRRISTIDPDYYKWTQWIFLQIFNSWYDPAAGRARPIAELEAQFASGERATPGAPWAELTRPERERLLGQHRLVYLSEAPVNWCPGLGTVLANEEVTADGRSERGNFPVFRRSLRQWMMRITAYSDRLIDDLDRLDWPDKIKAMQRNWIGRSSGARVKFAVVGHDGVDVEVFTTRPDTLFGATYMVLAPEHPLVDVISSAEQADAIAAYRAEVSRKSELDRQENKEKTGVFTGAHATNPVNGEPIPVYVADYVLMGYGTGAIMAVPGQDQRDWDFAKAFDLPVVRTVQPPADFDGEAYTGAGPAVNSSHESSTSLDGLDVDQAKKKIIAWLEERGRGEGTVQFKLRDWLFSRQRYWGEPFPVVYDEDGTPIAVPESMLPIELPDVDDYSPRTFDPEDADSEPSPPLSRAEDWVTVELDLGDGPKRYRRETNTMPNWAGSCWYQLRYVDPTEPDRFVDAENERYWLGPRTAEHGASDPGGVDLYIGGVEHAVLHLLYARFWQKVLFDLGHVSGDEPYRRLFNQGYIEAYAYRDSRGTPVPAEQVEERDGKYFFEGEEVRREYGKMGKSLRNVVTPDEMCEKYGADTFRLYEMSMGPMDVSRPWATKDVVGAQRFLQRLWRNLVDETTGELRVTDEDPGEDALRLLHRTIAGVHDDFANLRYNTAGAKLIELNNHVTKHFPAGAPRALAEPMALMLAPLSPHVAEELWSRLGHAESLAHGPFPAADEKYLVEDTVEYPIQVNGKVKARVVVPASASADEVKAAALGDAKVAELLTGGEPRKVIVVPGRLVNVVL; translated from the coding sequence ATGAGCACCGACGCGGACGCGACGCCCGCCTACCGCTACACCGCCGAGCTGGCTGGCGAGATCGAGCGGCGCTGGCAGCTGCACTGGGAGGAGCAGGGCACCTTCCACGCGCCGAACCCGGTCGGACCGCTCAAGGGCGACGTCCCCGCCGACAAGCTGTTCGTGCAGGACATGTTCCCGTACCCGTCGGGCGCCGGCCTGCACGTCGGGCACCCGCTGGGGTTCATCGGCACCGACGTGTTCGCCCGGTACCACCGGATGAACGGCCGCAACGTGCTGCACACGATGGGCTTCGACGCGTTCGGCCTGCCCGCCGAGCAGTACGCCGTGCAGACCGGGCAGCACCCGCGCAAGACCACCGAGGACAACATCCAGACCTACCTGCGGCAGATCCGCAGGCTGGGCCTGGGCCACGACGAGCGCCGGCGCATCTCCACCATCGACCCGGACTACTACAAGTGGACCCAGTGGATCTTCCTGCAGATCTTCAACTCCTGGTACGACCCGGCGGCGGGCCGGGCGCGGCCGATCGCCGAGCTGGAGGCGCAGTTCGCGTCGGGTGAGCGGGCGACGCCGGGCGCGCCGTGGGCCGAGCTGACCCGCCCCGAGCGGGAGCGGCTGCTGGGGCAGCACCGCCTGGTGTACCTGTCCGAGGCGCCGGTGAACTGGTGCCCCGGCCTGGGCACCGTGCTGGCGAACGAGGAGGTCACCGCGGACGGCCGCAGCGAGCGCGGCAACTTCCCGGTGTTCCGGCGGTCGCTGCGGCAGTGGATGATGCGGATCACCGCCTACTCCGACCGGCTGATCGACGACCTGGACCGGCTGGACTGGCCGGACAAGATCAAGGCGATGCAGCGCAACTGGATCGGGCGCTCGTCCGGCGCCCGGGTCAAGTTCGCCGTGGTCGGGCACGACGGCGTCGACGTCGAGGTGTTCACCACCCGGCCGGACACGCTGTTCGGCGCCACGTACATGGTGCTGGCGCCCGAGCACCCGCTGGTGGACGTGATCTCGTCCGCCGAGCAGGCCGACGCGATCGCCGCGTACCGCGCCGAGGTGTCCCGCAAGTCCGAGCTGGACCGGCAGGAGAACAAGGAGAAGACCGGCGTCTTCACCGGCGCGCACGCCACGAACCCGGTCAACGGCGAGCCGATCCCGGTGTACGTGGCCGACTACGTGCTGATGGGCTACGGCACGGGCGCGATCATGGCGGTGCCCGGCCAGGACCAGCGCGACTGGGACTTCGCCAAGGCGTTCGACCTGCCGGTCGTGCGGACCGTGCAGCCGCCCGCCGACTTCGACGGCGAGGCGTACACCGGCGCCGGCCCGGCGGTGAACTCCAGCCACGAGAGCAGCACCAGCCTGGACGGGCTGGACGTCGACCAGGCCAAGAAGAAGATCATCGCCTGGCTGGAGGAGCGGGGCCGGGGCGAGGGCACCGTGCAGTTCAAGCTGCGCGACTGGCTGTTCTCCCGGCAGCGGTACTGGGGCGAGCCGTTCCCGGTCGTCTACGACGAGGACGGCACGCCGATCGCGGTGCCCGAGTCGATGCTGCCGATCGAGCTGCCCGACGTGGACGACTACTCGCCGCGGACGTTCGACCCGGAGGACGCGGACTCCGAGCCGTCGCCGCCGCTGTCGCGGGCCGAGGACTGGGTCACCGTCGAGCTGGACCTGGGCGACGGGCCGAAGCGGTACCGGCGCGAGACCAACACCATGCCCAACTGGGCGGGTTCGTGCTGGTACCAGCTGCGGTACGTGGACCCGACCGAGCCGGACCGGTTCGTCGACGCCGAGAACGAGCGGTACTGGCTGGGCCCGCGCACGGCCGAGCACGGCGCGTCCGACCCGGGCGGTGTGGACCTGTACATCGGCGGCGTGGAGCACGCGGTGCTGCACCTGCTGTACGCGCGGTTCTGGCAGAAGGTGCTGTTCGACCTGGGCCACGTGTCCGGCGACGAGCCGTACCGGCGGCTGTTCAACCAGGGCTACATCGAGGCGTACGCGTACCGCGACTCGCGCGGCACGCCCGTGCCCGCCGAGCAGGTCGAGGAGCGCGACGGCAAGTACTTCTTCGAGGGCGAGGAGGTGCGCCGCGAGTACGGCAAGATGGGCAAGAGCCTGCGGAACGTCGTCACGCCGGACGAGATGTGCGAGAAGTACGGCGCCGACACGTTCCGGCTGTACGAGATGTCGATGGGCCCGATGGACGTCTCGCGGCCGTGGGCGACCAAGGACGTCGTCGGCGCGCAGCGGTTCCTGCAGCGGCTGTGGCGCAACCTGGTGGACGAGACCACCGGCGAGCTGCGGGTCACCGACGAGGACCCGGGCGAGGACGCGCTGCGGCTGCTGCACAGGACCATCGCGGGCGTGCACGACGACTTCGCGAACCTGCGCTACAACACGGCGGGCGCGAAGCTGATCGAGCTGAACAACCACGTCACCAAGCACTTCCCCGCCGGCGCGCCGCGCGCGCTGGCCGAGCCGATGGCGCTGATGCTGGCTCCGCTGAGCCCGCACGTCGCCGAGGAGCTGTGGTCGCGGCTGGGCCACGCCGAGTCGCTGGCCCACGGCCCGTTCCCGGCGGCGGACGAGAAGTACCTGGTGGAGGACACGGTCGAGTACCCGATCCAGGTCAACGGCAAGGTGAAGGCGCGGGTCGTCGTGCCCGCGTCGGCGTCGGCGGACGAGGTGAAGGCGGCGGCGCTGGGCGACGCCAAGGTGGCCGAGCTGCTGACCGGCGGCGAACCGCGCAAGGTGATCGTCGTGCCGGGCCGCCTGGTCAACGTGGTGCTGTAG
- a CDS encoding TetR/AcrR family transcriptional regulator: MTEATRRERLRAETEREIRRQARALLVQHGRDAVTLRAIAREVGITAPALYRYYDSREDLLRRLAEDICTDLAAELNAGLAAVDQGDTSAQVYAVCRGFRRWALAHPQEFTLVFASAEDALGTCGPDAGRGQVGDQFGRVFLEVAGRLIADHRLPEDVGDDVPEELRADLAAFQQVLLATVNDRGVVVGEDVLTLGAVHHVTQSWVRIYGHVALEVFGRFPFAVTNPEPMFDSMLAQILGELGLPPQP, translated from the coding sequence ATGACCGAGGCCACCCGCCGAGAACGGCTGCGCGCTGAGACCGAGCGTGAAATTCGGCGACAGGCCCGTGCCCTGCTCGTGCAGCACGGCCGGGACGCCGTCACCCTGCGTGCCATCGCCCGCGAGGTCGGCATCACCGCCCCGGCCCTGTACCGGTACTACGACTCCCGCGAGGACCTGCTGCGCAGGCTCGCCGAGGACATCTGCACCGACCTCGCCGCCGAGCTGAACGCCGGCCTGGCCGCCGTCGACCAGGGCGACACCAGCGCGCAGGTCTACGCGGTGTGCCGGGGCTTCCGGCGCTGGGCGCTCGCGCACCCGCAGGAGTTCACGCTCGTGTTCGCCTCCGCCGAGGACGCCCTCGGCACGTGCGGCCCCGACGCCGGCCGCGGCCAGGTCGGCGACCAGTTCGGCCGGGTGTTCCTGGAGGTCGCGGGCAGGTTGATCGCCGACCACCGGCTGCCCGAGGACGTCGGCGACGACGTGCCGGAGGAGCTGCGGGCCGACCTGGCGGCGTTCCAGCAGGTGCTGCTCGCCACCGTCAACGACCGCGGCGTCGTGGTCGGCGAGGACGTGCTGACGCTGGGCGCGGTGCACCACGTGACGCAGTCGTGGGTGCGCATCTACGGGCACGTGGCCCTGGAGGTCTTCGGCCGCTTCCCGTTCGCGGTGACCAACCCCGAGCCCATGTTCGACTCGATGCTGGCGCAGATCCTCGGCGAGCTGGGTCTCCCTCCGCAACCGTGA
- a CDS encoding YncE family protein: MWGRRRTAALGTAALLVTAALSAAGGGKSHVVAAAGTPAPRAYVVAHNGRVQVLDTSDGEVVASANTGAWTTGAVVGPGGDRVYVVNGWAGVITAVDPGSGEVVGRIHAGAQLAQAVLRPDGKRLYVTGSGAVAVVDPERFRLVAAIKAGGQPQGIAITPDGRKLYVANAQDGTVSVIDTATASPLTTVDVADMPQHVAVSPDGDAVYVSSLDVGEGVGSVSAIDPRTDEVRWSASTGKGAAGAIAVSSDGRRVYVAQDRRVAFVDTATRTTKALRFKAKTLAVAPGDRRLFLSSGSTATVLDSADHRVLTTFQLSGLDDDGRGFAATAIAFEPPDPS; the protein is encoded by the coding sequence ATGTGGGGACGTCGACGCACCGCAGCCCTGGGCACCGCCGCTCTCCTCGTCACCGCCGCGCTGTCCGCCGCGGGCGGCGGGAAGTCGCACGTCGTCGCCGCCGCCGGCACACCCGCGCCCAGGGCGTACGTGGTCGCGCACAACGGTCGCGTGCAGGTCCTCGACACCTCCGACGGCGAGGTCGTGGCCAGTGCCAACACCGGCGCGTGGACCACCGGCGCGGTGGTCGGACCGGGCGGCGACCGGGTCTACGTGGTCAACGGCTGGGCGGGCGTGATCACCGCGGTCGACCCGGGTTCGGGCGAGGTGGTCGGCCGCATCCACGCCGGCGCGCAGCTGGCCCAGGCCGTGCTGCGGCCGGACGGCAAGCGCCTCTACGTCACCGGCAGCGGCGCGGTGGCGGTGGTGGACCCGGAGCGGTTCCGGCTGGTCGCGGCGATCAAGGCGGGCGGTCAGCCGCAGGGCATCGCGATCACGCCGGACGGCCGCAAGCTGTACGTGGCCAACGCGCAGGACGGCACGGTGAGCGTGATCGACACCGCCACCGCGAGCCCCCTGACGACGGTCGACGTCGCCGACATGCCGCAGCACGTCGCGGTGAGCCCGGACGGCGACGCGGTGTACGTCAGCTCGCTCGACGTCGGCGAGGGCGTCGGCTCCGTCTCCGCGATCGACCCGCGCACCGACGAGGTGCGCTGGTCCGCGTCCACCGGCAAGGGCGCGGCGGGCGCCATCGCGGTCTCGTCGGACGGCCGGCGGGTCTACGTCGCCCAGGACCGCCGGGTCGCGTTCGTCGACACCGCGACGCGCACCACCAAGGCGTTGCGGTTCAAGGCGAAGACCCTGGCCGTCGCACCCGGCGACCGCCGCCTGTTCCTGTCCAGCGGCAGCACCGCGACCGTGCTGGACAGCGCGGACCACCGGGTGCTGACCACGTTCCAGCTCAGCGGCCTGGACGACGACGGCCGCGGCTTCGCGGCCACGGCCATCGCGTTCGAGCCACCGGACCCGTCCTAG